From a single Bradyrhizobium sediminis genomic region:
- a CDS encoding HNH endonuclease, with amino-acid sequence MAGTHPILEGRLSSKDFVVAMRAQPQLPQRHSAHKLESLSRERFRSLFREPLFLVRDEPAPDYGVDLSIEALIDNGKSPTNIRCFVQLKATDQRPAPSGGYRINVKASNIRYLTNSHSSFFALYAASAGRFYYRSALDVFEALQDYGAMPSYKKYLSLSFVEELTKERVAQIHTQMIAFAKSVKEAERLFASKEFGEVIIGQYEDRSDSSKISGVHAYRVDEFGNQIRMEHEIWVLHNGPIPVGFEVFHKNGVTLDNRNSNIGLRPIEPRRFRLGIFPSREENIGARNILEAMVRGEKAAFEKSDPPEPILFWRVIRELQDQGLSMMQEDVEAYKVRCIEYLRMDLIPGPEGIGSQLE; translated from the coding sequence TTGGCTGGCACCCACCCCATACTCGAAGGCCGCCTTTCGAGTAAAGATTTTGTGGTCGCAATGCGAGCTCAACCCCAGCTCCCACAAAGACACTCGGCACATAAGCTTGAATCGCTGTCGAGAGAGAGATTTCGATCTCTTTTTCGGGAGCCGCTGTTTCTCGTTCGAGATGAGCCTGCTCCCGACTATGGAGTCGACCTTTCTATTGAGGCACTGATTGACAACGGCAAAAGTCCAACAAACATCCGCTGCTTTGTGCAACTCAAGGCGACCGACCAACGCCCAGCACCCAGTGGAGGGTACCGGATCAATGTAAAAGCAAGCAATATACGCTATCTGACAAATTCGCACTCTTCGTTTTTTGCTTTATACGCGGCGTCCGCTGGTCGATTTTATTACCGCTCGGCGCTGGATGTCTTTGAGGCCCTCCAAGATTACGGGGCGATGCCATCGTACAAGAAATATCTGTCCCTCTCGTTCGTCGAAGAACTAACCAAGGAACGCGTTGCACAGATTCACACTCAGATGATTGCGTTTGCCAAAAGTGTAAAGGAGGCCGAGCGGCTCTTCGCCAGCAAAGAGTTCGGTGAGGTGATAATTGGTCAATACGAAGATCGGTCAGACTCCTCCAAAATTAGCGGGGTGCATGCCTACAGAGTGGACGAATTTGGCAATCAAATAAGAATGGAGCACGAAATTTGGGTGCTCCATAATGGGCCTATACCTGTCGGCTTTGAGGTGTTTCATAAGAACGGCGTCACTCTTGACAACAGAAATTCAAACATTGGTCTTCGCCCAATAGAGCCGAGAAGGTTCCGGTTAGGAATTTTTCCATCCAGGGAAGAAAACATCGGTGCACGGAACATTCTTGAAGCAATGGTCCGTGGCGAAAAGGCCGCGTTCGAAAAATCCGACCCGCCAGAACCGATCTTATTTTGGAGAGTCATTAGAGAATTGCAAGATCAAGGCTTGTCTATGATGCAAGAGGACGTGGAAGCTTATAAAGTACGTTGTATCGAATATCTGCGCATGGATTTGATACCAGGGCCCGAAGGTATTGGATCGCAGTTAGAATAG
- a CDS encoding recombinase family protein: MMHTQRAKGAGAHSPSHQPSVRKLRCAVYTRKSTEEGLEMEFNSLDAQREACEAYVTSQRAEGWLLAPDRYDDGGFSGGTLERPALKRLRADIEVGKVDVVVVYKIDRLSRSLMDFSRLVELFDQHKVTFVSVTQSFNTTTSMGRLTLNILLSFAQFEREVIGERIRDKFAASRKRGMWMGGWAPLGYEVRDRKLVVNEADARLVRSIFQRFLKIGSATTLARQLIAEDIRNKYGKPIDKGILYKMLNNPVYIGVAVHKGVSYPGEHVGIIDRKLWDKIQARLQESPRKRAAATRAQTPSLLKGLIFGPTGIVMSPTHTRKNGRLYRYYLSQTVLKQGSDGCPVARVPAAEIERIVIDQVRGLLLSPEVIVQTWRIARKSIKGLTESDVRSSLLEFDPLWNELFPTEQSRIIELLVERVDVRADRVDLNLRIAGVTSLLGELTGNSINRQDAA; this comes from the coding sequence ATGATGCACACGCAGCGAGCAAAGGGTGCCGGTGCTCACTCTCCGTCGCACCAGCCGTCAGTGCGAAAACTTCGCTGCGCCGTCTATACCCGCAAGTCGACCGAGGAAGGGCTTGAGATGGAGTTCAACTCCCTCGACGCCCAGCGGGAAGCCTGCGAGGCCTACGTCACCAGCCAGCGCGCCGAAGGTTGGCTTCTTGCACCCGATCGATACGACGATGGTGGCTTCTCGGGTGGCACCCTGGAGCGTCCCGCACTGAAGCGGCTGCGCGCCGATATAGAGGTCGGCAAGGTGGACGTCGTCGTGGTCTACAAGATCGACCGTCTGTCCCGGTCGCTGATGGACTTTTCCCGGTTGGTCGAACTTTTCGATCAACACAAAGTCACGTTTGTTTCGGTAACACAGTCCTTCAACACCACGACGTCCATGGGCCGATTGACGCTGAACATCCTGCTGTCCTTTGCCCAGTTCGAACGTGAGGTGATTGGCGAGCGCATCCGCGATAAGTTCGCGGCGTCACGCAAGCGGGGTATGTGGATGGGCGGCTGGGCACCGCTCGGCTACGAGGTCAGGGATCGCAAGCTGGTTGTCAATGAGGCTGATGCCAGGCTCGTCCGCTCGATCTTTCAGCGCTTCCTCAAGATCGGTTCCGCCACCACGCTGGCGCGGCAGTTGATCGCGGAAGACATCCGCAACAAATACGGCAAGCCGATCGACAAGGGCATACTCTACAAGATGCTCAACAATCCCGTTTATATCGGCGTGGCCGTGCACAAGGGCGTCTCTTACCCAGGCGAGCACGTCGGCATCATCGATCGGAAGCTCTGGGACAAAATCCAGGCCCGGCTCCAGGAAAGCCCCCGCAAACGGGCGGCTGCCACGCGGGCACAAACACCTTCCTTGTTGAAGGGACTCATCTTTGGCCCGACCGGGATCGTCATGTCGCCGACACACACACGGAAGAACGGCAGGCTGTATCGCTACTATCTCAGCCAGACGGTCCTGAAGCAGGGGTCAGACGGCTGTCCCGTTGCCCGTGTTCCAGCTGCCGAGATCGAGAGGATCGTGATCGACCAGGTCCGTGGTCTGCTTCTCTCCCCCGAGGTCATCGTCCAAACTTGGCGCATTGCCCGCAAATCCATCAAGGGCTTGACCGAGTCTGACGTCCGCAGTTCGTTGCTGGAATTCGATCCGCTTTGGAACGAACTCTTCCCAACCGAGCAATCCCGCATCATCGAACTGCTCGTCGAGCGAGTTGATGTCCGCGCTGATCGCGTTGATCTCAATCTCCGGATCGCTGGAGTGACTTCGCTACTTGGCGAGTTGACTGGCAATTCCATCAACCGGCAGGATGCCGCATGA
- a CDS encoding DUF2924 domain-containing protein, translating into MTDSVLAQLAALKGAPAPALKAKWRALFDTEPPPYNRRFLESRLAYRIQELAHGGLKKETVERLRVLGKQYDGKPGAKPKPHGPRLPIAGTRLIREWQGVEHRVTVRSDDFEYQGRPYKSLSAIAREITGVRWNGWVFFGLKNSRGAP; encoded by the coding sequence ATGACGGATAGTGTTTTGGCCCAATTGGCCGCCCTAAAGGGCGCGCCGGCACCCGCCCTGAAGGCCAAATGGCGCGCATTGTTCGACACGGAGCCGCCGCCCTACAATAGGCGCTTCCTGGAGAGCCGGCTGGCTTACCGTATTCAGGAATTGGCCCACGGTGGCTTAAAAAAGGAGACCGTCGAACGGCTGCGGGTTCTGGGCAAGCAGTATGACGGCAAGCCAGGCGCCAAGCCCAAGCCCCACGGTCCGCGCCTGCCGATAGCTGGAACCCGGTTGATTCGGGAATGGCAGGGGGTCGAGCACCGCGTCACCGTGCGCAGCGACGATTTTGAATATCAGGGGCGGCCATACAAATCGCTCTCCGCCATCGCCCGTGAGATCACGGGTGTACGTTGGAACGGCTGGGTATTCTTCGGACTGAAGAACTCGCGGGGTGCGCCATGA
- a CDS encoding helix-turn-helix transcriptional regulator has protein sequence MSSEQRPRLRALEAAKYLRVSRSTLAKWRMSGIGPPFHRCGPRLIYYFQHEIDAWLAACDGHSGSI, from the coding sequence ATGTCTTCCGAGCAACGTCCCCGGCTGCGGGCACTCGAAGCCGCCAAATACCTCCGCGTCAGCCGCTCGACATTGGCCAAGTGGCGCATGTCCGGCATCGGCCCACCCTTTCATCGGTGCGGGCCACGATTGATCTATTACTTCCAGCATGAAATCGACGCTTGGCTTGCCGCATGTGACGGTCACTCAGGCTCAATATGA
- a CDS encoding helix-turn-helix domain-containing protein, with the protein MAEQYIIRERHKSGFSVLSNKIWDDNNLSVEAKGTLGYLLSRPPNWRVHLTQVARKLRVGRDRLYRIINECIKAGYIVRRQVREHGAFKPVTYYVRDVASSPSAGLPDAARPDAAHPDTANQGALVRNENSTKTDSKQVTASNKGAAEDHKPSPRAVRTAGLGKEEIPRTERPEVTQTRLAHRLGRGDVAFGWTMLGMIGEAQLNYWTGRERNGDLSDSEIARMRRSLTDAMQAVELSRAAGTRTSA; encoded by the coding sequence ATGGCGGAGCAATACATCATCCGCGAGCGGCACAAGTCAGGCTTTTCGGTCCTGTCCAACAAGATTTGGGACGACAACAATCTGAGCGTCGAGGCCAAAGGCACGCTTGGCTACTTGCTGTCGCGCCCCCCCAATTGGCGCGTTCACCTGACGCAGGTAGCACGAAAACTAAGGGTTGGGAGGGACCGGCTATACCGCATCATCAACGAATGCATCAAGGCTGGCTACATTGTGCGTCGGCAGGTACGCGAGCACGGCGCATTTAAACCCGTAACCTACTACGTTCGGGATGTTGCATCTTCACCGAGCGCTGGTTTGCCGGACGCGGCCCGTCCGGACGCGGCTCACCCGGATACGGCAAATCAGGGAGCACTAGTAAGGAATGAGAATTCAACAAAGACTGATTCAAAACAAGTAACAGCATCAAACAAAGGGGCGGCGGAAGATCACAAGCCCTCGCCGCGTGCCGTGAGAACGGCAGGGCTCGGCAAGGAAGAGATCCCTCGTACCGAGCGGCCAGAGGTAACCCAAACGAGACTGGCGCATCGACTAGGACGTGGTGACGTGGCCTTCGGTTGGACCATGTTGGGCATGATTGGCGAGGCGCAGTTGAACTATTGGACCGGGCGAGAACGCAACGGGGACCTTAGTGACAGCGAAATAGCTCGTATGCGTAGGTCGCTTACAGATGCGATGCAGGCGGTAGAGCTCTCGCGCGCGGCGGGTACGAGGACTTCGGCATGA
- a CDS encoding site-specific DNA-methyltransferase, which yields MAPQRASFREFPNYFFSQWAGESIVKLRREGVGMAVDGNDSHLTGTVECKATDDDLQRLQIEYWPIDRLIPYARNARTHSETQVAEIAGSIRSFGFSNPIQVSSAGDIVAGHGRLAAARKLGLSEVPVVVLPLSDLNRRQLVLADNRIAMNAGWDNQMLSLELADLSAMGANLSALGFTTKELAFAFSSVQGGLTDEDQIPEVAEVAISRPGDIWQLGPHRIACGDSRDEKLVEALFAGTVPQLMVTDPPYGVQYDPEWRHRRGVSNSARKNKIKNDEIADWTPTWDIFQGEIAYVWHGALRSTIVAESLAKSGFTIRAQIIWAKERLVMSQGDYHWQHEPCWYAVRKKGNWTGDRKQTTLWTIGSGGQDAKTEHATQKPVECMRRPMLNNSIPGQAIYEPFLGSGTTLIAAQSCGRACLGIEIDPLFVDLAIRRWQAFTGEEAVRASDGLSFDALCPEAQSSEEAS from the coding sequence GTGGCCCCGCAACGCGCATCTTTTCGGGAGTTTCCGAATTATTTTTTTTCTCAGTGGGCTGGTGAAAGTATCGTGAAATTACGGAGAGAGGGGGTGGGCATGGCTGTTGATGGAAACGATAGTCACTTGACCGGGACAGTGGAATGCAAAGCGACAGACGACGATTTGCAACGGCTGCAAATCGAATACTGGCCCATCGATAGGCTGATCCCCTACGCGCGGAATGCTCGAACGCACAGCGAGACTCAGGTTGCGGAAATCGCCGGCAGCATCAGATCGTTCGGATTCTCAAATCCAATCCAAGTCAGTTCAGCGGGAGACATAGTTGCCGGGCACGGTCGGCTTGCTGCCGCACGAAAGCTGGGGCTCTCAGAGGTGCCGGTGGTCGTATTGCCGCTGTCGGATTTGAACCGCCGGCAATTGGTTCTCGCCGACAACAGGATCGCCATGAACGCCGGCTGGGATAATCAAATGCTCAGCCTTGAGCTTGCTGATCTGTCGGCCATGGGAGCCAATCTTTCGGCGCTCGGCTTTACTACAAAAGAATTGGCGTTTGCCTTCTCATCGGTGCAAGGCGGTCTTACCGACGAGGACCAGATACCTGAAGTCGCCGAGGTCGCGATTTCGCGGCCGGGCGACATTTGGCAACTCGGGCCACATCGGATTGCATGCGGTGACAGCAGGGATGAAAAGCTGGTGGAGGCGCTCTTTGCTGGCACTGTTCCGCAGCTCATGGTTACGGACCCTCCTTACGGCGTGCAATACGATCCAGAATGGCGTCACCGTCGTGGCGTCAGCAATTCGGCCCGAAAGAACAAAATCAAAAACGACGAGATCGCTGACTGGACGCCGACCTGGGATATCTTCCAAGGCGAGATCGCTTATGTCTGGCATGGAGCGCTTCGGTCGACCATTGTTGCCGAGAGCCTCGCCAAGAGCGGGTTTACTATTCGGGCCCAGATCATTTGGGCCAAGGAGAGGCTGGTGATGAGTCAGGGCGACTATCACTGGCAACACGAGCCCTGCTGGTACGCAGTACGAAAGAAGGGCAACTGGACAGGAGACCGAAAGCAAACCACGCTCTGGACAATCGGCAGCGGCGGACAGGACGCCAAAACCGAGCACGCGACCCAGAAGCCCGTGGAGTGCATGCGCAGGCCCATGCTGAACAATTCCATTCCCGGGCAGGCGATCTACGAACCCTTCCTTGGTAGCGGTACCACCCTAATTGCTGCGCAGTCCTGCGGGCGCGCCTGCCTTGGCATCGAGATTGATCCTCTCTTCGTTGACCTCGCCATTCGGCGTTGGCAAGCCTTCACCGGTGAGGAAGCAGTCCGCGCAAGCGATGGCCTGAGCTTCGATGCCCTTTGCCCAGAAGCCCAATCGAGCGAGGAAGCGTCGTGA
- a CDS encoding phage terminase small subunit P27 family, giving the protein MRGRRPTPTRIKVLTGNPGKRPLNPHEPRPEPALPECPAELSPLARREWERLSAELVKLDLVTHLDRGALAAYCGAYALWAEAMEQVQKFGTMVKSPTGYPIQSPYLAIANRQAEIMLRVATEFGFTPASRSRISAPPVNELPLLQLRMDEYEEEPGGGG; this is encoded by the coding sequence ATGCGCGGCCGTCGCCCCACACCAACAAGGATCAAGGTATTGACTGGCAATCCCGGCAAGCGCCCGCTGAATCCGCACGAGCCGCGGCCTGAGCCCGCGCTTCCTGAATGTCCGGCTGAGCTGAGTCCGCTCGCAAGGCGGGAATGGGAACGTCTCAGCGCCGAACTCGTAAAGCTCGACCTGGTAACGCATCTCGATCGCGGCGCCTTGGCTGCCTATTGCGGAGCGTACGCGCTTTGGGCGGAAGCGATGGAACAGGTTCAGAAATTCGGGACCATGGTGAAATCGCCGACAGGCTATCCGATTCAGTCCCCATACCTGGCGATTGCGAATAGGCAGGCTGAGATCATGCTGCGCGTAGCAACCGAGTTTGGCTTCACCCCAGCCAGCCGTAGCCGCATATCAGCTCCACCGGTCAACGAGCTTCCACTCCTTCAATTGAGAATGGATGAATACGAAGAGGAGCCAGGGGGCGGGGGGTAG
- a CDS encoding 3'-5' exonuclease, giving the protein MSLENINLAEMAETLARSPDYRVLRKLVPRDEFAPREGQETRTGILLDVETTGLNTSQDEVIELAMVKFTYLPDDRMAAVTGVFSSFNEPSIPIPEEVVELTHITDEMVAGHRIDPDAVASFVSNAALTIAHNANFDRKFAERYWPVFERKPWACSATEVEWRKHGFDGSRLGYLLAGVGLFHQAHRAVDDCRALMEILASDVPKLNRSAFAILLERARRKTVRIWAEQAPFELKDTLKKRGYRWSDGSDGRPRSWYVDVDEANQTAEIEFLRTEVYLREIDPRIQFMSAMNRFSCRL; this is encoded by the coding sequence ATGTCGTTGGAAAACATCAATCTGGCAGAAATGGCTGAGACGCTAGCTCGGTCGCCCGACTATCGCGTTCTCCGCAAGCTGGTCCCGAGAGACGAGTTTGCACCCCGCGAAGGACAGGAGACTAGGACGGGCATTTTGCTCGATGTCGAAACCACCGGCCTGAATACCTCGCAAGACGAAGTTATAGAGCTTGCGATGGTCAAATTCACCTATCTGCCGGACGATAGAATGGCAGCTGTCACGGGCGTGTTTTCGTCATTCAACGAGCCATCGATCCCGATACCGGAAGAAGTGGTCGAGCTCACGCACATCACCGACGAAATGGTGGCGGGACATCGCATTGACCCGGATGCCGTCGCTTCCTTTGTCTCGAATGCGGCTCTAACCATCGCCCACAATGCCAACTTCGACCGAAAGTTTGCGGAGCGCTACTGGCCAGTGTTCGAACGCAAACCTTGGGCATGCTCGGCGACCGAGGTGGAATGGCGCAAACACGGCTTTGACGGATCGCGGCTTGGATATCTGTTAGCAGGCGTAGGCTTGTTCCACCAAGCGCATCGCGCCGTCGACGATTGCAGGGCTTTGATGGAAATCCTGGCATCCGATGTTCCCAAGCTGAACCGATCCGCCTTTGCAATCCTGCTTGAACGGGCCCGCCGCAAGACCGTTCGTATTTGGGCCGAACAGGCTCCATTCGAACTGAAGGACACGCTGAAGAAGCGCGGCTATCGATGGAGCGATGGCTCCGACGGAAGGCCGCGCTCCTGGTACGTTGATGTGGATGAGGCCAATCAGACAGCAGAGATCGAGTTCTTGCGAACGGAGGTTTATCTGCGGGAGATTGATCCGCGCATCCAGTTCATGAGCGCGATGAATAGGTTTTCGTGCAGATTGTGA
- a CDS encoding restriction endonuclease codes for MRIIPSELLSSSDLIIDAVYEGGRSGNAADDPISKVLQGVGNQGGFRAAGRGEDRTLVVLYTSGEDQDWPDTLDLNTGQFVYFGDNKKPGHELHDTQRGGNRILRRTFELLHTSPPMREKIPPFLIFKKYPTPRSSRSVQFKGLAVPGFTGLPSTADLVAVWRTAEGQRFQNYRAVFTVLNASVVARSWLQELSNGNNASLASAPPAWQSWVKTGRAQALASESTTSIRSVDQQRPDSATKADILRVVFEYFEQAPIAFEAFAARIFQMHDPRVIVDTITRGSVDGGRDAVGRYLLGLADDPVYAEFSLEAKCYQPGLDEATINTVGVREVSRLISRIRHRQFGVLVTTSVIARQAYEEVREDRHPIVFLSGKDIADILVANGFSTAAAVRTLLETEFSLAPSS; via the coding sequence ATGCGCATTATTCCCAGCGAGCTGTTGTCTTCATCAGACCTCATCATCGACGCCGTATATGAGGGCGGTAGGAGCGGGAACGCCGCCGACGATCCTATTTCAAAGGTTTTGCAAGGGGTTGGGAACCAGGGCGGCTTTCGAGCCGCCGGCCGCGGTGAGGATAGAACGCTCGTCGTTCTGTATACCAGCGGTGAAGATCAGGATTGGCCTGATACGCTGGACTTGAATACGGGTCAGTTCGTTTACTTCGGCGACAACAAGAAGCCAGGACATGAACTCCATGATACCCAGCGTGGCGGCAACAGGATCCTGAGGCGGACTTTTGAGCTCCTGCACACATCGCCCCCGATGCGCGAGAAAATCCCACCTTTCCTTATCTTCAAGAAGTATCCGACGCCTCGCAGCAGCCGATCGGTGCAATTCAAAGGGCTGGCGGTGCCTGGGTTTACAGGTCTCCCATCGACGGCTGATCTCGTTGCCGTCTGGAGAACCGCGGAAGGGCAGCGCTTTCAGAATTACCGCGCCGTCTTCACTGTATTGAACGCGTCAGTCGTCGCGCGTTCGTGGCTGCAGGAGCTGAGCAACGGGAATAATGCCAGCTTGGCCTCGGCGCCGCCCGCTTGGCAGAGTTGGGTGAAAACAGGACGCGCGCAAGCCCTGGCGTCAGAGAGTACGACATCGATCAGGAGTGTCGATCAGCAGCGGCCCGATAGCGCCACGAAGGCAGATATATTGCGAGTCGTATTCGAATATTTCGAGCAGGCGCCAATTGCATTCGAGGCGTTCGCTGCTCGCATCTTTCAAATGCACGATCCGCGTGTAATCGTCGACACCATCACGCGGGGCAGCGTTGACGGCGGCCGTGACGCGGTCGGGCGATACTTGCTCGGCCTGGCAGACGATCCGGTCTATGCCGAATTTTCGCTAGAAGCCAAGTGTTACCAACCTGGGTTAGATGAAGCGACTATCAATACCGTGGGTGTTCGGGAAGTTTCACGCTTGATCTCTCGCATACGCCACCGGCAGTTCGGGGTGCTCGTAACCACATCGGTAATTGCGCGCCAAGCCTATGAAGAGGTGCGCGAGGATCGCCATCCGATCGTATTTCTCAGCGGCAAAGATATCGCCGATATTTTGGTTGCGAATGGATTCAGCACGGCGGCCGCAGTTCGCACACTACTAGAGACAGAGTTTTCACTGGCGCCTTCGTCATAG
- a CDS encoding ABC transporter substrate-binding protein, producing the protein MASYRTKFGATLLITLILTAPAAHAEIKGDAIRIGVLTDMNGIFATAMGAGSAEAARMATEEFGGKIGGKPIEILQADHQNKPDIAASLARKWFNDGVQAIADGGSSGASLAVQELVRANGRIFLISGAGANQLTDEACAPTSVQWTHDAYSTATAVVSGIMQSGKEPWFFITGDYAFGHSIEATARARIVELGGTVAGSVKAQLGTPDYSSFLLQAQSSGAKILAINVAGDNATAIKQAEEFGLVAQGMKIVPMSFQNVDIHAVGLKATRGDLILTSFFEDVSPAARRFSDAFYARRNAMPSQIQAGVYSAVRHYLQAVKDTGSDDGATVMAKMKATPVSDAYTQNGRIREDQRMVHDLYLVQVKTPDESKGPWDFVKLVATIPPDQAFRPLDRSKCSLVK; encoded by the coding sequence ATGGCCAGCTACCGCACCAAATTCGGCGCCACATTGCTAATCACTCTCATTCTCACGGCTCCGGCCGCGCACGCCGAGATCAAGGGTGACGCCATCCGTATCGGCGTGCTCACCGACATGAACGGCATCTTCGCAACCGCCATGGGAGCGGGCTCGGCCGAAGCGGCGCGAATGGCGACCGAAGAGTTCGGCGGCAAGATCGGCGGCAAGCCGATCGAGATTTTGCAGGCCGACCATCAGAACAAGCCGGACATTGCAGCATCGCTCGCCCGCAAATGGTTCAATGACGGCGTCCAGGCGATAGCGGATGGCGGCAGCTCGGGCGCATCACTCGCGGTGCAAGAGCTCGTACGCGCCAATGGCAGGATCTTTCTGATCTCCGGCGCCGGCGCCAACCAGCTCACCGACGAGGCCTGCGCGCCGACCAGCGTACAATGGACGCACGACGCCTACTCCACCGCGACCGCCGTGGTGTCGGGCATCATGCAGTCCGGCAAGGAGCCCTGGTTCTTCATCACCGGCGACTACGCCTTCGGACATTCGATCGAGGCGACCGCGCGGGCGCGGATCGTGGAGCTGGGCGGCACCGTCGCCGGCAGCGTCAAGGCACAGTTGGGGACGCCGGACTACAGTTCTTTCCTGCTGCAGGCGCAGTCGTCAGGCGCAAAGATTTTGGCGATCAATGTCGCCGGCGACAACGCCACCGCCATCAAGCAGGCGGAGGAATTCGGGCTTGTTGCCCAAGGCATGAAGATCGTGCCGATGTCCTTCCAGAATGTCGACATCCATGCTGTTGGGCTGAAGGCGACGCGCGGCGATCTGATTCTCACCAGCTTCTTCGAGGACGTCTCCCCCGCTGCGCGCCGCTTCTCCGATGCCTTCTATGCGCGCCGCAACGCGATGCCCTCGCAAATCCAAGCCGGCGTCTATTCAGCCGTGCGTCACTATTTGCAGGCGGTGAAGGACACCGGGTCGGACGACGGCGCGACTGTCATGGCGAAGATGAAGGCCACGCCGGTCTCGGACGCTTACACCCAAAATGGCCGGATCCGCGAGGATCAGCGCATGGTGCACGATCTCTATCTGGTTCAGGTCAAGACGCCGGATGAATCCAAGGGACCGTGGGATTTCGTGAAACTCGTCGCGACGATTCCGCCCGACCAAGCGTTCCGCCCGCTCGACCGCAGCAAATGCAGTCTCGTGAAATGA
- a CDS encoding fumarylacetoacetate hydrolase family protein: MKLLSFVVQGRPGYGAVKDNGVVDLGARLAAEGCTTLRQLLEANRLADAARLVASARPDHALDEIIFAPVIPDPGKIICVGLNYRDHVAETGRTVTEKPALFARFACSQVGHLRPLLKPRVSDDFDYEGELAAVIGKTGRHIPASRALEHVAGYACYNEGSVRDWQRHTSQFLAGKTFAESGSFGPWLVTTDEIPDPSELTLQTRLNGAIVQNTTTDLMITPVPELIAYISTICPLAPGDVIVTGTPGGVGLKRTPPLWMRPGDTVEVEISGIGTLRNTVIAEPA; the protein is encoded by the coding sequence ATGAAACTGCTCTCATTCGTCGTACAAGGCCGGCCTGGCTACGGAGCCGTGAAGGACAACGGCGTCGTCGACCTCGGTGCGCGGCTCGCTGCCGAAGGCTGCACGACGCTGCGCCAGCTGCTCGAAGCAAATCGGCTGGCTGACGCGGCCAGACTGGTGGCGTCGGCGCGTCCCGATCACGCCCTGGACGAGATCATCTTCGCGCCCGTTATTCCCGATCCCGGCAAGATCATCTGTGTCGGCCTCAACTATCGTGATCATGTCGCAGAGACCGGCCGCACCGTCACCGAAAAGCCGGCACTGTTCGCGCGCTTTGCATGCAGCCAGGTCGGACATCTGCGGCCGCTACTAAAACCGAGAGTCAGCGACGATTTCGACTATGAGGGCGAACTCGCCGCCGTCATCGGCAAGACTGGCCGCCACATTCCAGCAAGCCGCGCGCTCGAGCATGTCGCAGGTTACGCCTGCTACAACGAGGGCAGCGTCCGGGACTGGCAGCGCCACACCAGCCAGTTCCTTGCGGGCAAGACGTTTGCCGAAAGCGGCAGTTTTGGTCCCTGGCTGGTGACGACGGACGAAATCCCCGATCCTTCAGAGCTCACGCTACAGACGCGGCTCAACGGCGCGATCGTACAGAACACGACCACTGATCTCATGATCACGCCGGTGCCCGAGCTGATCGCCTACATCTCGACCATCTGCCCGCTCGCGCCCGGCGACGTCATCGTCACTGGCACGCCGGGAGGCGTCGGCCTGAAGCGCACGCCGCCGCTGTGGATGCGTCCCGGCGACACGGTTGAAGTGGAAATTTCCGGCATCGGCACGCTCCGCAACACGGTGATCGCGGAACCCGCGTAG